tgcaccagcaaacgtcTACATCTCAGAACGGATTTTGATTTAGACTAGAGAgctctgcaaatgtattgaatgaaCGAGTAAACCACACATTTAAGTTCATCAGATTTCGGTAGAGAAGTTAAAAATCATCACTAGATCAAGGCAACTTTTCCAAGGATCCAGGGGTCCataaaataatatttaagatTTTTTTAAGCCAGTCACACTGTCTTTTACTACTAACAGCACCAGACGGCTGACATGTACTTATGTACAAATGTGATTGATTGGCATATTTTTTGTGCTTCTTCAGCTGTGGATCTCACGCATTGCAGCAGCAACACGAGAGCACGGCATGAAGTATCCTGCCCTCATCCACCACCTGACAAAGGTTTGTTGTATTTACTTGTGATTGCTCTGCACCAGTCACTGTGTTGTTAAGACTTTTAGCTAACTCCACCTTCTTTTGTTCCTCCACACAGTGCAGTGTTCAGCTCAACCGTCGCGTCATCAGCGAACTGGCCATCACAGAACCTCGGACTTTCCATTCACTTGCGAAAATTGCACGAGAGCAACAGCTAGAAGGTTTCCGTGTGGCGTTGGGTGACGGGAAagagcctcctggtgtcctctctCGTGTTATGCTGCAGTAAAGGACTCAAATTTGATGGATGATGCAGTTATCTATTTCTGATCCTGGATATAAACGTGCAACTTCTCATTTCAGGCAGTTCAACAGTTtctttttgtgtaaataaatgttaCTGTTTTGTTCATTAAACCTTTTGAAATATagtacattcattcattcattcgttcgttcgtgacttaggctccctaggtTGCAGATGGCCCAGACTTTTTGATATGCACAGAGCCAGGAGGGGAGAGTCCTGTATATATAACCCACATCTCAGTCTTATTTCAGGGAATGGCTCCAACCAACTTAGATCCTTGACACCTGGCCAGTTTCTACCACCAAATAAGAAACTATAGCTTTATCTTCTGGACCACAACAAGTCTTTGCTGTCCTCCAAACTGGAAGGACATGCTCCTGTTCTGTGGCCAGGCTGATAGCCCACTGCTACCACCAGGTAGCACCGCATCGGTCTTACCTCACGGCGCCAGACACGGCACAGCCCATGTCCTCTTCATTAGAAAGTTTCATCCTCCACCCAGACAAGAGTGTGACAAATAGTGCTGGCAGCTCCTGatgctccatccatccattatcgtccGTGTGTCCGGAGTCAGGTTGtgtgggcagcagcctaagcagagaggcccagacttctctttcaccagctacttgggccagctcttccggggaatcccaaggcgttcccgggccaGCCAAGAGAAATAGtccttccagcatgtcctgggtcttcctttgggtctcgtcccagttagacgtgcccggaagacctcaacagggaggcgtccaggaggcttcttaaccagatgcccgagccacctcaactggctcctctcgatgtggaggagcagcagatctactccgagcccctcctggatgaccgagcttctcacactatctctactggagagcccagccaccctgctgagaaaactcattttggccgcttgtatccgcaatcttgttctttcagccactacccaaagcttgtgaccataagtgagggatGGAACACAGATCGACCGGTTTCAATTCTTCACAACTGATCAgcacaatgcctgcatcactgcagacgcagcaccaatctgcctatcgagctcctggtccatctttctctccctcgtgaacaagacccagagatacttaaaagtCCTCTACTCAGGTGGTAAAGCGggctgcctcatgatcggagggtcatcggttcgattccagctcccgcccggGGGATcctgccattgtgtccttgggcaagacacttcacccaacttgcctgtgttagtggtggtcagaggggccgacggtgccaaatggcagcctcgcctccgtcagacctccccaggggggCTGTGGCCACaagcagcttaccatcactagcggtgtgtgaatgtgagagcgcATGCAAGcgcctttgagtgtcctaaacaagcgctatataagtttgatgattatacacacacacacacacacacacacacacacacatatatatatatatatatatatatatatatacatacaaatatatatataccgtatatctatctatgtatgtatgaatatatatatatatatacatacatatatatatatatacatacatatatatatacatacatacatatatctatctatatatatatatgtatgtacgtatgtatatataataataataataatgcattgaacttatatagtgcttttcaaGACACCAGAAGACactttcacattcacacactgctagtgatggtaagctgcttgtggccacagccgccctggggaggtctgacggaggcgaggctgccatttggcaccgtcggcccctctgaccaccactaacacaggcaagttgggtgaagtgtcttgcccaaggacacaatggcaggATCCCccgggcgggagctggaatcgaaccgatgaccctccgatcatgaggcaacccgcactaccacctgagctactgctgccccaaatatacatataaataaatatatatatatatgtatatatatatatatatgtgtgtgtgtgtgtgtgtgtatgtatactgTAAATATAAATattgtacaggccaaaagtttgtacACACCTTCctattcaatgtgttgtctttattttcatgaccacttACAtcagtagattctcactgaaggcatcaaaactatgaatgaacacatgtggtgtATGTACTTAACCAACAAACGTGAAATAGCTGAAaagatgttttatattctattttatcataatagccaccctttgctctaattactgctttgcacacttttGGCATTCtcctgatgagcttcaagaggtagtcatccTAAATAGTTTTCCAACAGTCCTGAAGGAAAACCCTTTGAAGTGCGTGTGTCCCCAGGCAGCAGTAGCCCAGGAgcaagagcaggttgtccagtaatcagaggccTGTAGGATCGATCCTGGCTCagccaagacacctaacccacttaTCCCTGGTCTCATTTACATAACTCAGTGAAAAGATCGCTTGAAGTTTGCAACTGAGGATACGTTTTAGACCCTTTTCAGCCACCGTATAATGAAGGAGGTACTTGGAGGATGACCTCAAGATCACCACAACGAGGATATCCAATCAGAATCATTTATGTTCAAGTCGACCAATCATCGTCACTGTTGTTCAGCTAAACTTTGTACAATCCATTGCACATGCGCAGACGGTTGTAGCGTGACACGCGTGTGGAGCTTCATTGACAGATCTGTGAAGCTTCTCGCGGAACCGGCTAAACCGTGCTTTATTGTTTATCGGATAAGATGTCGTGGCTGTTCGGGTTAAACAAAGGGCAGCCCGAACCGCCTCCCGGTTTACCGGCTCAGCCTCCGCCGCCTCCGCCGCCGGCTGGGGGCTCCGGTGGCGGCGGAGACAAACCCAAGGACAAATGGAGCAACTTCGATCCCACCGGGCTGGAGCGGGCTGCCCAGGCGGCCAAGGAGCTGGACAAGTCCCGTAAGTGCGTCAGAGGGGTTGGTGTGTCGgtgcaaaaacaaaatcacacagTTAGAAACTAAAGATGCTCTCCGGACTCTGATCTGCAGCTGCAGGTCTGAATGATGCAACCAGCTTTATTGTGGCCCAGTCTGCATCAACACACACCGAATTCAACTAACAGAGTAACTCGTTTAACAGAAAAGAGCAACTTCCGCATTTATTCAGCGAGACACTGGGCTCAAAGGTCCGGCGTTCTTCAGACACATCTTAGCTTGTAACAGGAATGATTTATCATTACTAGTTTGAACCGTAAGTCCTCCACACCTGTGACGTTTGTGTTCAGGCCACGCCAAAGAAGCCCTGGACCTGGCGCGGATGCAGGAGCAAACCTCTCATCTGGAGTACCAGAGTAAAATAAAGGTACAGTTAAGCGGGCTGGCTCCGGGTTGTTACCATGTGGACAGAAAAAACTCCCATGTTCTTAGAGTAGGTAATAAAAAACAGAACAATGTGAGAAATCATTAGAATTAGTTACGTTTCTCTGATTCAGTACTGGACATAATTCTTCAGGGTCCTGGTGAAACAGCTGAAGATCTCGAGCTGGGTACATTTCAATTAGCCGTAACATTACAACCTCTGACGGACGGGTTTAATGAGCAACACTGTTATTTGTGTTCTCGTGACCCCAGATTCCACCGATCCTCAGCTGATCTGGTCTGATTTTCATTTTTCCTGAACTGGCTGCTCAAACAGCCAACAAGGACCTCCTCTGAACTTGTTTTGTAAGCCTAGCACGAGTTGAGACGACCTCTGAGTTGTTAGTTTGTTAAAAGCAGGCTCTGGTTGAGTCCTCTTTGTTCTGCCTTGCATTAAATATTAGTCTGGATCTCCGCAGGAGTACGAAGCAGCTGTGGAGCAGCTCAAAGGAGAGCAGATCCGCATCCAGGCTGACGAGAGGAGGAAAACCTTACAGGAGGAGACCAAACAGAACCAAGCTGTGAGGGGAAAGAAAACATTTCACTGCTGTTTTATGAACTCGGCAGCTGTGAACCAGTCTTCTTTGTGTTTTCACAGAGAGCTCAGTACCAGGATAAGCTGGCTAGACAACGATACGAGGACCAACTCAGGCAACAGGTGAGGTCACCACCTGCTAATTAGGACTGAATCCCTTTAGAACGACGAGTGAGTTTGTTTTCTTCTCTCTTCAGCAAATTCTGAACGAGGAAAACCTTCGTAAACAGGAGGAGTCTgtgcagaagcaggaggccatgaGGAAAGGTACAGACCTCACCTCCGTCATAACACCGTCCTCTTAAAACTGGTCCGTCGTAACTCCGCGATTCTTGCTGTGGTCTCCATAGCAACAATAGAGCATGAGATGGAGCTGAGACACAAGAACGAGCTGATGCGCATTGAGGCTGAAGCCAAAGCCCGAGCCCGCGTGGAGCGAGAGAATGCCGATATAATCCGAGAGCAGATCCGCCTGAAGGCAGCAGAACACCGACAGACCGTCCTGGAGTCCATCAAGTAAACTTcctgatataataataataataataataatacattttatttcaacagcgcctttctaaacactcaaggacactttacagacagagataaaatacacaataataaaagatagaacagcacagattggagcaaagagcgtaattattggaatgctagacggaacaggtgggttttgagtagggatgcaccgatcaggttttttgctgccgatcaccgataccaatcatcgataccgatcacgtggattggccagaaattttctacaacattataacgagtgctacaaactacataatctgggaataaaggaaatgtaacctaatctaaaatggtctgatcggcctgctttgatctattttgaaaactccgatcaaaaccgataggggcgctatcggccgattacgatcaaatgccgatccatcgttgcatccctagttttgagtctggttttaaagagagtgagggagtcactgttacggaggtcaggagggagtgagttccagagctggggagcagagcgactgaaggccctgctccccatagtgaccagacggagaGGTGGTGGAGGTTGTCGTGTTCTGACGGTGATCCTGTGTTGAAAGCAGTCGCCATCATGTGATATGGGAACAGGTGGCTTTGCACAGGTTCATCTCGTCAGTTGTATAGAGATGTGCTGATGGTTACGTTTCCTCTCAGGACTGCAGGTGCTGTGTTTGGAGAAGGATTCAGGGCCTTTGTGTCCGACTGGGACAAAGTCACAGCTACAGTGagttttcttctgttttaaatctGTTTGGTGAAATGTTTTACCGAAAGAACCATTTTTTAATTGTTGCTTTTGAAATACGATCGGCCActcttgagtttcacatgcaggctgaacgtgacaaTTGtcgtctacccctatttcctgcattagccgcagatGAAAATAGAAATCGACGGGGaaacgctcggattagaaaagcttgTCCTTTTTATGTCACACAGAAAATTTACTTTCGTGGAGCCACTCATTTTGGTTCATGATGTGGAAGACTGTTGGTTTAGCACCCAGGAAACCGCAGCgaccgtcttggctagtagaagctaatgttagcattagcaactccaccacacggcagaactccctcAGGctggttttatttgtggagacaaaacatcaacattgcaaagcaaatggagtcagtggtagagtcgcattgctgttacccaatcagaggagagatgtctgaatatcaggaagtaagagtccaaatcctgtcgtcttctGCTCGGGCTGTCTTCTACTTCCTGAACCTGGagcgtagggctgggcgatacggcctaaaatcaatatcatgatatattgaggatttcacatcgataacaataaattgacgataactacaggtaaaatgtccactagatggggctgtcccgTGTATTACGCTGAGTCACATTATCCAACCTACGCACATCTTTtgatttttattatcaaatttattgacatgggaaaaattatctcgatgagAGTCAGAGATTccaataacgataaattttcgatttattgcccagccctactggaGCTTTTTCCCACAACTCACAAGCCACTTGTTTATACAAgataccactgcagatgtgttggatTGAGTGAACTTGGACTTTAAAAGGATGCATGAGGTAAAACAGTTGCTCAAATACGGGCCTGTGTTACGTTATTCAGCAGGAGCAAATGTTCACCACCACCTGTAGATCAAGCCCAACTACTGCTGGTTCCGGCCGCTTTTTCAAATGACCTTCTCTAATTATTCCTTTTCTGTTTTGCCCACCAGGTCGCAGGTCTGACTCTTTTAGCTGTCGGCGTGTATTCAGCTCGGAACGCCACGGCAGTAGCAGGACGTTACATCGAGGCCAGGCTGGGAAAACCGTCTTTGGTCCGGGAGACGTCCCGATTCACGGTGGCAGAGGCCATCAAGCATCCAGTCAAGGTAAATTCGAATAAAGAGGATCTGTTGTCCACATTCGTGGAGATGGAGATTACAATGTGCTGACTGGAATCCTTCTGTCCTTTTACATCTGCACAGACAGCCAGGAGGCTGAAGAGTAAACCTCAGGATGCTCTTGAGGGAGTCGTCCTCAACGTGAGTAAACACCGGGCCGACGTGACGCAGAAGTTAAACCGCCATCTgagcttgttttatttttccgTGTCTTAGCCTTCCTTAGAGGAGCGCGTGCGTGACATCGCCATAGCAACAAGAAACACAAGGCAGAACAACGGCCTGTACAGGAACATCCTCATGTACGGTCCGCCTGGGACGGGTAAAACGCTGTTTGCTAAGGTACGCCTCAGGTCTGCGCTCTGAGCCGACCTGGAACCTGGACACTGACGACGGATCATTTGTGTTTGTGTTGAGCAGAAGCTGGCAATGCATTCTGGGATGGATTACGCAATCATGACTGGTGGCGACGTGGCACCAATGGGCCGTGATGGTGTCACGGCCATGCACAAAGTTTTCGACTGGGCGGGCACAAGCAGACGCGGGTATGCTGCTGATTCCAGGAAAAGGCGACTAAAATGATGTCATTAACTCTTTAAAGCAATGATGCTCCTGTGTCCTGTCACAGGCTCCTGCTGTTTGTGGATGAAGCCGACGCATTCCTACGCAAAAGAGCCACCGTGAGTCTGCACGCCGTTGCAGGGTTTTCTTTTGAGTCCGAGATTTCATGTTGAAAATAAACCCTCCGTTAACAGGAGAAGATCAGCGAGGACCTCCGAGCTACTTTGAATGCATTCTTGTATCGAACAGGAGAACAAAGCAACAAGTGAGCGTTTCCTGTCTATGCGACATAGACTTGGTGTTTAACAGCACTGAATGTGTTGCGGTTGTGATGTTGGCAGGTTTATGTTGGTGTTGGCCAGCAACCAGCCAGAGCAGTTCGACTGGGCCATCAACGACCGGATAGATGAGATtgtaaactttgacctgccgggtCTTGAGGAGAGGGAGCGACTGGTGCGGCTGTACTTCGACAAATACGTGCTGGAGCCGGCCACCGGAGGGAGACAGTGAGTGCTGTGCTACAGGCCTGACGCAAGGCTAAGACGATGTGTTCGCTGTAACTTGTCCTGAGTTCCCCTCTCGTGTTTGTGCCTCTAAAGGAGGATGAAGCTCGCCCAGTTTGATTACGGCAAAAAGTGCTCCGAGATCGCAAAGCGGACAGAGGGAATGTCAGGAAGAGAGATCTCCAAGCTGGGCGTGGCCTGGCAGGTACGTGTCTTCGGAGCCAACACTCGTTCACCAAATGTCAGTAAGACGGTTAGAAATGCACCGATCCTGGTTTTGAGAGCCGACGCCATTTTTAGTTGTTTCAGGGTTAAAAATAAGAGGTCATAATTTAGAAAAAAGGTGAAAAACACGAAACACAAATCAGATTTTAGTTTCAGGTGGACCTGTCGCAAGTTGAAACAGTCTGCTGAATATCAGTTAGTCTTTACTGACAACAAACCGAACCCAGCTCGATAAATAAATGTTCACACTGCCGCCGCGGAGTACGGTGGAATTTTATGTTTCCCACATTTTTGTTTAGTTAaaatccatcacacacacacacactcacacacacacacacacacacacacacacacacacacacacacacacacacacacacacacacacacacctaaggacaatttagacaatcaacctaacagtcatgtttttggacggtgggaggaagccggagtacccggagagaacccacgcatgcacagggagaacatgcaaactccatgcagaaagaccccaggccgggaatcgaacccaggaccttctcgctgcaaggcaacagctccaacCACTGTGCCACTTGCCAGCCTAGTTCAAATCTAAATGTAAAATACCACATGTGGGTATTTTTTAAAGCGTGTTGCTTTCTTCCAGGCTGCAGCGTACTCCTCTGAGGACGGCATCTTGACTGAAGCGATGATCGATGCTCGAGTTGATGACGCCGTCAAGCAGCACCATCAGAAGATGGACTGGCTGCGTGGAGAGGAAGAGGCCAAGAGCCttactcctcctcctctttctcctctTCCAGCTGGGGTGCCAGGCAGCGGTGGAAAAAGGGGTTTTACTTTACCCCTAAAGGACACTCCTCGGGCTGAGGAGGCGATCGCTCCAGTTCTTGACATAAATCTGCCTTCCCCCTCTGACGGTGACCAATCAGCAGGTGGTAAACGCATCGACTCAACTGGACCGGGCTGTGAAGCAGAAGCTAAGACTGTGAAGGGTGATTTAAACCAAGATGATGGTGAAAGAAAGCCGGACCAAACTCCCCCCAAGGATGGAAGTCCAGTTTGAGTTTTATGGATTCTGTCTGTTAGAAAGTTTAGCGTCCTCTTCACTAATCAGGTTGTGTCGGAAGCTTTCTGGACGGTTGTCATAACCAAGATAACTAATTACCTTTTCATAACACGAACGATGCCTGACACGTTCATTTTAATTTAGAACCTATAGAAGTATACCTAGAAGCCACGTGTCTGATGAGTTACACTATAAACGTTGTCCAAAGTCAGGTTTCTCTGTCGAAATGATTAAAACCATTTTCATAACAAACATTCTGATGATCAGTGATAAAGCTGAGGTTTCCTATCCGGGGATGGGGGTGAGTTTTAATGCTGTAACGTGGGGACGAGTCCACGGTTGGCTGGATTTCCTGCAAGAAGCCTGGAAAACCAGATGGGGAGATGGACTCATGATTCAAAAAGGCTTTGTTCTCATGTTTTAGAGGCAAGGTTGAGTTTAAAGTAAAAAATGTGCAAAGAAAAGTGCTAAAACTCTAAAGTGCAATCTAACCTGTGTCAGAATTTAAGATGAAAACTACAAATGAACGTATTAAATGTGAAGCCATTGatgagctgatcagaaccaaactaCTAGTTCAAAAAGCAGAAGAAAATCTAAACGCAGgagcagtgtgtgtgcgtgtgtgtgtgtgtgcgcgcgcgcggacCTTCAGATGACTATAGAGGAGATTTAAGTAACTTTGGCATCCTCCACCCCTCTGTAGCTCTGTATGCACACTTGAATGTTTGGGTCATCTGTGACTCCCTCTCATGATCGTCTGCACACAGATTCTGTGATAAAGAGCTGCAGCCACTTTACTTTCTGAGGTGTCCGACAGCCTGTTGGTGTAGGAACATCACAGCACATGATCACAAGGACCGTTAAAGCTGTCCCGAGGTATCTGTACACCACTACCCCAGCTGCAGGACGCCTACACCCACCGCTGCAGGAGGAAAGCATCAGGTGTCACGAATCTCCCACCTCCCCTTAGGAGAGCACATCATCATCTGCTGATGTCATCGTTTTccaaatgtatttttgttttaatgaGTGAGCGCCAGGGCAAGAGGCATTTCATAGCATTCTGTCTACTCTGTACTTGATTTAACACAAAGTTGAAACTTGAACACACACAGGGATGGACTTATTGACACTGATCCAGGAATCAACAGCAAAACGTTTGAAAATGTGTGCGTTTTCGCTCGGTGGGTGTTGTTATGACATGGGAAACAGGAGAAATTAGAAAATAGTTGAGAAAAGATAATCTGACGGAATTCATCATAGCCGACAATGCAATAATCAATCAGTGTATTAAAAAGGTACTGATATGAATATAAATAACTAAACTGGTGAACTTCAGAAGGAAATTGTAaactaaagtaaaaataaaacattgattAAACTGATAACTGTCGTCATCGACCATTAAGTTAATCCTGCAGCTTTACACGCATTTACCATTTTCATACAGTTACAAAATAAAATCGTTTAAAATACTCGCACAAGGGGCCGTTTTGCATCCCTTAATGAAAACTTTAAAGTCTTTCCAATGAAACTGTCAGTTTAAGCAGTTCGTAGAAAACACTAAACTTTCTTCGCTGGAACAAGCTGCATACTTTATCTTACACATCTGCATCGACAGATGTGATCCTCTCCCCTCCTCTCACCAGCGGAAGGGTCAGATGAGGAACGCGTTCATGTCTGATGGAAAAATCCCAGTTTGACACAACAAAAGGTTACTGGTATTTACTAATGACCTCTAGGGGTTTGCTGTTCCCACATGGGGGCGAGGACGTGAACCTCGTATTAAATATATCAGTTACTTTTTCACAGAAAATAGTTCCGCAGTGACGTCACTTCCGGTCCGATCTATTTACCGCGGAGGGAAATTCGCTGCGTATTAAATTTACAGTATTTGAAAATCTTCATTTCTAAGAGGCTTAATGCAAGTTTTATATTTTATACAAACTAAGTGGTTTGCTGGTTTTCACTTGTCTGCTTCtagatatttttatttgtttagtgaTGAAAACCCTCATTGAAAACACAGAACTACAATTCAAATGTTAAAACTTTATTTGTCTTTAGAGACGTACCCCTTTAAGGCCCGAGTGCTCCAGTTTCAAGAGATTTTTTGCAACACTTTTCAACCATTTTCTCAAAGGATTTAGGTCAGTGTTTAAAATCTTATTTCAGTTTAAGAAATTGCCTTTTTTTAAACCTAGATCCACTTATTCCACATTAGTGTATTCCACATTCTCTAAACTACATCCAAAACTAACACAAACACGTGCCTTCCTAACAGTTTGTAGATTAACTAAAGTTATTCACAGCTAATAAGTTGCCCCAGATTCTAAATACGCATATTTTTCAAAAGTTCAGACTGAATAAGAGAATACAAAACCAGGAGTCGCCGAAACGTCTAGATGTCACTTTCTTTAGTTGACTCATATATACATACAGAAAAATCAGGCACTCAGAGCTGAACTTGCCATTTGAAAATAATTACAAAGCTTAAATTCTTTACATTTACAAAAGGAAAAACAAGCTATGCTCTggaggggggaaaaaaacaatgcATTTGAGAGCTTAAATATGAAATCAGCATATTATAACGGGTCCATACTAGAGAAGGTCTTGGTTTGGTTGTTCATCAGCCCACCTTAACTTAATCATAACGCATCTATAACACAACGTGAACAAAAATACAATTCAGTTACCATGTCTcctgcatgtaaacacatctaGTATGGCCCAACTTAAAAACCTCTCATCTTGAAAAATTTACAGTACTGATTAAGATGAAAAGCCATCCGCAATCAGCACAATTATGCCACTTAGAATGAAGAGGACTTGCAGAGAACCTgctaaaactgtgtgtgtgtgtgtgtgttatggctCTCCTGAGGGGACATGGTTCAGTGATTTGATTTGACCGAGATCAGGGGCAGAACCTTTACCAAAGCTCAGTCTGGAGGAATGAAGGCATAAGGAGAGCAGCAAGTCCATCCTCTGCACAGAGGAAATTACCAACCTTTATAAGTCTAACAGATCCTGaagcagagctgtgtgtgtgtgtgtgtgtgtgtgtgtgcagatgcaCAGTGCCTTTACACTGTCATACATGTAACTGTCTGTACATATTCTGTTTGACTGGGATCCAAGTGTGTGTTTTATTGCAAATTTCTAAAGTGTATCAGTAGAAGCAAACAGTGTGAAGAAAGGGCCGGTTGCTCTTCTCCTCAAACTCCTGTACGAGCTCATCGATTTCATTTTCCATATCGTCGGTGTGCTGGATCTGCAGGGATGATGACAGACGCGTCATCAACACAACTTGTACATAACACACACTTAACGGTCActtcataaaaaaaaaatctaaaataacttACACACTGACACAGCTCACAGATGAGAAATGCACCTAACGTGGCTTCTTCATGGTTGTCCTGGATGTCTACATTGATTACATGCACGGGCTGCAACGTCTCCTGCTCCCTTGAGTTCAAATCTAGaacgaaaaaaagaaaaacattaacaTGTAATTTTCTGTAATAAAAAAACAACTTCTGAGAGCAGCAAAAGACAAAATCAGGCTTTTCCCATGAAAATCCTCACCCTCCAACACCTGGTCATAGACCCTCTCTTCACAGGTGACGACCAGGTCAAACTTGTCTTTGCATAGCTGAAAGCGCTCTGGTTTGGTTTTGATGCGTTTGTTGCGGTCCAGCATGTGCAGGATGCCATTCTGTGTGTAGCTGATGAGTAAAGGTCaaggaacacagcagcaggaactgcagcaataCAGGCAAACTGTCACACTATTAAATATAAGATGACAGTAAACAGGTGCTTTCTCAGCCTACTCAGTGTTTTAAATGGTGTGTGAGGGACTCGCACTGTAGCACCCTCTAGTGGTGACACCAGTAAGAAGT
This sequence is a window from Nothobranchius furzeri strain GRZ-AD chromosome 3, NfurGRZ-RIMD1, whole genome shotgun sequence. Protein-coding genes within it:
- the mrpl20 gene encoding large ribosomal subunit protein bL20m, translating into MVFLTLPCWIRNRGPDRFWKVQELLKHARHFRGRKNRCYKLAVKAVRRAFVYATKGRKLKKRNMRTLWISRIAAATREHGMKYPALIHHLTKCSVQLNRRVISELAITEPRTFHSLAKIAREQQLEGFRVALGDGKEPPGVLSRVMLQ
- the atad3 gene encoding ATPase family AAA domain containing 3, with amino-acid sequence MSWLFGLNKGQPEPPPGLPAQPPPPPPPAGGSGGGGDKPKDKWSNFDPTGLERAAQAAKELDKSRHAKEALDLARMQEQTSHLEYQSKIKEYEAAVEQLKGEQIRIQADERRKTLQEETKQNQARAQYQDKLARQRYEDQLRQQQILNEENLRKQEESVQKQEAMRKATIEHEMELRHKNELMRIEAEAKARARVERENADIIREQIRLKAAEHRQTVLESIKTAGAVFGEGFRAFVSDWDKVTATVAGLTLLAVGVYSARNATAVAGRYIEARLGKPSLVRETSRFTVAEAIKHPVKTARRLKSKPQDALEGVVLNPSLEERVRDIAIATRNTRQNNGLYRNILMYGPPGTGKTLFAKKLAMHSGMDYAIMTGGDVAPMGRDGVTAMHKVFDWAGTSRRGLLLFVDEADAFLRKRATEKISEDLRATLNAFLYRTGEQSNKFMLVLASNQPEQFDWAINDRIDEIVNFDLPGLEERERLVRLYFDKYVLEPATGGRQRMKLAQFDYGKKCSEIAKRTEGMSGREISKLGVAWQAAAYSSEDGILTEAMIDARVDDAVKQHHQKMDWLRGEEEAKSLTPPPLSPLPAGVPGSGGKRGFTLPLKDTPRAEEAIAPVLDINLPSPSDGDQSAGGKRIDSTGPGCEAEAKTVKGDLNQDDGERKPDQTPPKDGSPV
- the ssu72 gene encoding RNA polymerase II subunit A C-terminal domain phosphatase SSU72 → MPSHPLRVAVVCSSNQNRSMEAHNILSKRGFDVRSFGTGSHVKLPGPSPDKPNVYDFKTTYEQMYNDLVRKDKELYTQNGILHMLDRNKRIKTKPERFQLCKDKFDLVVTCEERVYDQVLEDLNSREQETLQPVHVINVDIQDNHEEATLGAFLICELCQCIQHTDDMENEIDELVQEFEEKSNRPFLHTVCFY